The proteins below are encoded in one region of Aeromonas jandaei:
- the icd gene encoding NADP-dependent isocitrate dehydrogenase, which produces MESKVVIPTQGQKITVDASGKLQVPNHPIIPFIEGDGIGVDVTPAMLNVVNAAVEKAYKGERKIAWMEIYTGEKSTHVYGEGAWLPAETLDFIREYCVAIKGPLTTPVGGGIRSLNVALRQELDLYICLRPVRYYDGTPSPVKRPDLTDMVIFRENAEDIYAGIEWKADSAEANKVIAFLQNEMGVKKIRFPESCGIGIKPMSKAGTERLVRAAIEYAIDNDRDSVTLVHKGNIMKFTEGAFKDWGYALAQNEYGAQLIDGGPWCSFKNPKTGKTIVIKDVIADAFLQQILLRPAEYDVIACMNLNGDYISDALAAQVGGIGIAPGANIGDGVALFEATHGTAPKYAGQDKVNPGSLILSAEMMLRHMGWVEAADLIIKGMEAAIRNKTVTYDFERLMEGATLRSCSQFAQDMIDQM; this is translated from the coding sequence ATGGAAAGCAAAGTAGTTATCCCGACCCAGGGCCAGAAAATCACAGTCGACGCCAGCGGCAAGCTGCAGGTTCCCAACCATCCGATCATTCCGTTTATCGAAGGGGATGGCATCGGTGTTGACGTAACCCCGGCCATGTTGAATGTGGTGAATGCTGCGGTCGAGAAAGCCTACAAGGGCGAGCGCAAGATCGCCTGGATGGAGATCTACACCGGCGAGAAGTCGACTCATGTCTATGGTGAAGGTGCCTGGCTGCCGGCCGAAACCCTCGATTTCATTCGCGAATACTGCGTGGCCATCAAGGGCCCGCTGACCACGCCGGTCGGTGGCGGTATCCGCTCTCTCAACGTGGCTCTGCGTCAGGAGCTGGATCTCTACATCTGCCTGCGCCCGGTGCGTTACTACGACGGCACCCCGAGCCCGGTGAAGCGTCCTGATCTGACAGACATGGTGATCTTCCGCGAAAACGCCGAAGACATCTATGCCGGTATCGAGTGGAAGGCCGACAGCGCCGAAGCGAACAAGGTGATCGCCTTCCTGCAAAACGAGATGGGTGTGAAGAAAATTCGCTTCCCCGAGTCCTGCGGGATCGGCATCAAGCCGATGTCCAAGGCCGGTACCGAGCGTCTGGTGCGTGCCGCCATCGAGTATGCCATCGACAACGATCGCGACTCCGTGACTCTGGTGCACAAGGGCAACATCATGAAGTTCACCGAAGGTGCCTTCAAGGATTGGGGCTATGCTCTGGCCCAGAACGAGTACGGTGCCCAGCTGATTGACGGCGGCCCCTGGTGCTCCTTCAAGAACCCGAAAACCGGCAAGACCATCGTCATCAAGGATGTCATCGCCGACGCCTTCCTGCAGCAGATCCTGCTGCGTCCGGCCGAGTATGACGTCATCGCCTGTATGAACCTCAACGGCGACTATATCTCCGATGCGCTGGCTGCTCAGGTGGGCGGTATCGGTATCGCACCGGGTGCCAACATCGGTGACGGCGTGGCCCTGTTCGAGGCAACTCACGGTACTGCGCCGAAATATGCCGGTCAGGACAAGGTTAACCCGGGCTCGCTGATCCTCTCCGCCGAGATGATGCTGCGCCACATGGGCTGGGTCGAAGCGGCCGATCTCATCATCAAGGGGATGGAAGCGGCGATCCGCAACAAGACCGTCACCTATGACTTCGAGCGTCTGATGGAAGGGGCCACCCTGCGCTCCTGCTCCCAGTTTGCTCAGGACATGATCGACCAGATGTAA
- a CDS encoding helix-turn-helix transcriptional regulator yields the protein MSLIFNQLLDGALSEQVPFDQIWFASEQGVPPGFSYQVNFPRLELVFSGEYLNQIWDREEGVREICVLPGQALYIPPNGWNKPLWTTDCSVLSLLFGKRQLGFSLVSKRREDPDFFDVQKHSIMARAGHVIEHILAALNVLAEDPGRSPTDDHLLQALLSSARQLLIASATDRPRGADLFHGICIYIQENFHRPITRDSIAHRFNVSASHLSHLFREQGHMRLADYISWVRIDRAKFMLKKYRFRLEEVASRCGYSDVNYFCRVFKQKTGLTPTQYRSLSQPQNQSHERA from the coding sequence ATGTCTCTCATCTTCAACCAACTGCTCGACGGAGCCCTGAGCGAACAGGTTCCATTTGACCAAATCTGGTTTGCCAGTGAACAGGGGGTACCCCCAGGTTTCAGCTATCAGGTCAACTTTCCCCGTCTCGAACTGGTGTTCAGCGGCGAGTATCTCAACCAGATCTGGGACAGGGAGGAGGGAGTCAGGGAGATCTGCGTATTGCCGGGACAGGCGCTCTACATCCCCCCCAACGGCTGGAACAAGCCGCTCTGGACCACCGACTGCTCGGTGCTGAGCCTGCTCTTTGGCAAGCGCCAGCTGGGCTTCAGTCTGGTGAGCAAGCGACGGGAAGACCCCGATTTCTTCGATGTGCAAAAGCACAGCATCATGGCGCGAGCGGGTCACGTCATCGAACACATACTGGCGGCGCTCAACGTGTTGGCCGAGGATCCCGGTCGCTCTCCTACCGATGACCACCTGCTGCAGGCGTTGTTGTCGAGCGCCCGGCAACTGCTGATCGCCTCTGCCACAGATCGGCCGCGGGGGGCAGATCTCTTTCACGGGATCTGCATCTATATCCAGGAGAACTTTCACCGCCCCATCACCCGGGATTCCATCGCCCACCGCTTCAACGTTTCTGCCAGCCATCTCTCCCACCTGTTTCGCGAGCAGGGCCATATGCGCCTTGCCGATTACATCAGCTGGGTACGGATCGATCGGGCCAAATTCATGCTGAAAAAGTACCGCTTCCGCCTTGAAGAGGTAGCAAGCCGCTGCGGTTACAGCGACGTGAACTATTTCTGCCGGGTGTTCAAGCAGAAGACGGGATTGACCCCGACCCAGTATCGCTCCCTGAGCCAGCCCCAGAACCAGAGTCATGAGCGGGCGTGA
- the manA gene encoding mannose-6-phosphate isomerase, class I, translating into MSSSDLPSFLLMQNPIQGYDWGSHDSLTTLFGIANPQGKPQAELWMGAHPNGCSDVVVAGQTQKLSTLIERTPAAVLGEATLARFGSLPFLFKVLCAEKALSIQVHPSKAQAEAGFAKEEAAGIDAKAANRNYKDPNHKPELVFALTPYQAMNGFRAIPAILALFERVNLPAIADLTAALAANQNEAGLQHFFHQLLVLEGARKEEALAGLLTYAAAHQDEETFALITSLAAQYPGDVGLFSPLLLNVVTLKPGQAMFLDACTPHAYVRGTGLEIMANSDNVLRAGLTPKYIDVAELLDCTRCQAKPDDQILLAPHVEGSVQHFEVPVPDFTFSVYPAGEHQLTTASAEILFAIDATVILKCGDETLRLEKGQSAFIPAATGSYQLLAEGRVARAGNRS; encoded by the coding sequence ATGAGCAGTAGCGATCTGCCCTCCTTTCTGTTGATGCAAAACCCGATTCAAGGCTATGACTGGGGCAGTCATGACTCCCTCACCACCCTGTTTGGCATTGCCAATCCCCAGGGCAAACCCCAGGCCGAGCTCTGGATGGGCGCCCACCCCAACGGCTGTTCCGACGTAGTAGTGGCGGGCCAGACCCAGAAGCTCTCGACCCTGATCGAACGCACCCCCGCCGCCGTGCTGGGTGAGGCCACCCTCGCCCGTTTTGGCAGCCTGCCATTCCTGTTCAAGGTGCTGTGCGCCGAGAAAGCCCTCTCCATTCAGGTGCACCCGAGCAAGGCTCAGGCCGAAGCGGGCTTTGCCAAGGAAGAGGCTGCCGGCATCGATGCCAAGGCAGCCAATCGCAACTACAAGGACCCGAACCACAAGCCGGAGCTGGTGTTTGCCCTCACCCCCTATCAGGCGATGAACGGCTTTCGGGCCATCCCCGCCATTCTGGCACTGTTCGAGCGGGTCAATCTGCCGGCCATCGCCGATCTGACCGCAGCCCTTGCCGCCAACCAGAATGAAGCGGGGCTGCAGCACTTCTTCCACCAGCTGCTGGTACTGGAAGGGGCGCGCAAGGAGGAGGCGCTTGCAGGTCTGCTGACCTATGCCGCCGCCCATCAGGATGAGGAGACCTTTGCCCTTATCACCAGTCTGGCGGCCCAGTATCCGGGCGACGTCGGACTCTTCTCGCCGCTGCTGCTGAACGTGGTGACCCTCAAGCCCGGGCAGGCGATGTTCCTCGATGCCTGCACCCCGCACGCCTATGTACGCGGCACCGGCCTCGAGATCATGGCCAACTCGGACAACGTGCTGCGCGCCGGCCTCACCCCCAAATACATCGATGTGGCAGAACTGCTGGACTGTACCCGCTGCCAGGCCAAACCGGACGACCAGATCCTGCTTGCTCCCCATGTTGAAGGATCGGTGCAGCACTTCGAGGTACCGGTACCTGACTTCACCTTCAGCGTCTATCCGGCGGGCGAGCACCAGCTCACCACCGCCAGCGCCGAGATCCTGTTTGCCATCGATGCAACCGTGATCCTCAAGTGCGGCGATGAGACGCTGCGTCTCGAGAAGGGCCAGTCTGCCTTTATCCCGGCCGCCACCGGCAGCTACCAGCTGCTGGCCGAAGGGCGAGTCGCTCGCGCCGGCAACCGCAGCTAA
- a CDS encoding methyl-accepting chemotaxis protein has protein sequence MLTKMTIGQKLIMAFTTLALLMLGFAWFATAQLSNIYRDASEVTDNIVPSIRASSQMHVALLDARRAELNMVIDALGKDSASLSNSTQNFEAAKNQFTAAEQRYGSMPFVSEQDRNIFADLQAAAAKYFSVHDNLQTAIVQGDMVRVQSLIKNESRTALEQAGQDGLELRKENDRVANQLTKQSEASYERAKLLSTTIGALTLLFVIIVAWLLIRQIRNPVMTLLEQTRQVAAGNLTSQLDMQCFSHDELGKLAQGFNEMQSNLRMLVNEVSGSVVQLGAAAEEISAVALQSANNMGAQQHELNQLATAMNEMQATVLEVARNTNDAASAATSASDTAAQGSETVNDSIGRIEKVATAIEETALVIRQLGDDSRNIGMVLEVIQGIAEQTNLLALNAAIEAARAGEQGRGFAVVADEVRTLAKRTQDSTSQINRIISELQLRANEAGVTMQQSQDMMTETVHTAREAGAAIGEISSSVNSISHMNIQIATATEEQGAVSEELNRNVVNISNASEEVATGAKQMAQACNDLNLLASQLQDVVRKFRI, from the coding sequence ATGCTGACAAAAATGACAATAGGGCAAAAGCTGATAATGGCGTTTACCACTCTCGCATTGTTGATGCTGGGGTTTGCCTGGTTCGCCACTGCGCAACTATCCAATATTTACCGTGATGCCAGCGAGGTCACTGACAATATTGTCCCCTCCATCCGTGCATCCAGCCAGATGCACGTGGCCTTGCTGGATGCTCGCCGTGCCGAGCTGAACATGGTGATCGATGCTCTGGGTAAGGATTCCGCCTCCCTCAGCAACAGCACACAGAATTTCGAGGCGGCAAAAAACCAGTTCACTGCCGCCGAACAACGGTATGGATCTATGCCTTTTGTCTCGGAACAAGATCGCAATATCTTCGCCGACCTGCAGGCTGCTGCAGCCAAATACTTCTCCGTCCATGACAACCTGCAAACGGCCATCGTACAGGGCGACATGGTTCGGGTGCAGTCGTTGATCAAAAATGAGTCTCGCACAGCACTTGAACAGGCCGGACAGGATGGTCTGGAACTACGCAAGGAGAACGATCGGGTCGCCAATCAACTGACCAAACAGAGTGAGGCTTCCTATGAGCGAGCCAAACTGCTGAGCACTACGATCGGTGCGCTAACCCTGCTGTTCGTGATTATTGTGGCCTGGCTGCTGATCCGGCAGATCCGCAATCCGGTGATGACCCTGCTGGAGCAGACCCGCCAGGTGGCGGCAGGCAACCTCACCAGCCAGCTCGATATGCAATGCTTCTCCCATGACGAGCTGGGCAAACTGGCCCAGGGATTCAACGAGATGCAATCCAATCTTCGCATGCTGGTCAACGAGGTCTCTGGCTCGGTGGTGCAGCTGGGAGCGGCCGCCGAAGAGATCAGCGCGGTGGCACTGCAATCGGCCAATAACATGGGGGCTCAGCAGCATGAGCTCAACCAGCTGGCCACTGCCATGAACGAGATGCAGGCCACGGTACTCGAGGTTGCCCGCAACACCAACGACGCCGCCAGCGCAGCAACCTCCGCCAGCGATACTGCTGCACAGGGCAGCGAGACCGTCAATGACTCCATCGGCAGGATCGAGAAAGTGGCTACCGCCATCGAAGAGACGGCTCTGGTAATCCGCCAGCTGGGTGATGACAGCAGAAATATCGGCATGGTGCTTGAGGTGATCCAGGGGATTGCCGAGCAGACCAACCTGCTGGCACTGAATGCAGCAATCGAGGCCGCACGGGCAGGTGAACAGGGTCGTGGTTTCGCCGTGGTCGCCGATGAAGTACGCACTCTGGCCAAACGCACTCAGGACTCCACCTCCCAGATCAATCGCATCATCTCCGAACTGCAGCTGCGCGCCAACGAAGCGGGCGTCACCATGCAGCAGAGTCAGGATATGATGACGGAGACGGTTCATACAGCCCGCGAGGCGGGTGCCGCCATTGGCGAGATCAGCAGCTCGGTCAATAGCATTTCCCATATGAATATCCAGATCGCTACCGCAACCGAAGAGCAGGGAGCTGTCAGCGAGGAGCTCAACCGCAACGTGGTCAATATCAGCAACGCCTCGGAAGAGGTCGCCACCGGCGCCAAGCAAATGGCTCAGGCTTGCAACGACCTCAACCTGCTGGCAAGCCAGCTGCAGGATGTGGTGCGCAAGTTCCGGATCTGA
- a CDS encoding PTS fructose transporter subunit EIIC has translation MLPTITNGRLICLELKATSKEALFDEMAQMLARDGAVSDKEQFVKDVWAREQLDCTGFEQGVALPHAKSAAVSRPAIAIGISKQGIEYGAEDGKPTQLIFMIASPDGGANHHIEVLAELSTRLLEPGFIEQMKAATTTEQALDLLKQGPSVAKPAPTAKPAATAPVEPTERSFKDRLNTMKQHLLFGTSHMIPFIVAGGVLLSLSVMMSGKGAVPETGFLKDMATMGIAGLTLFTAVLGGYIAYSLADKPGLAPGMIGSWIAVQHYQTGFLGAILVGFIAGFVVNQLKRIKLPDSMSSLGSIFIYPLIGTFLVCGIVMWGIGAPIAAMMEGMNNWLSSMAGSGKVMLGAILGGMTAFDMGGPVNKVATLFAQTQVNTQPWLMGGVGIAICVPPLGMALATFMSPKRYKKEERESGKAAAIMGMIGISEGAIPFAAADPVRVIPAIVAGGIVGNITGFMMHSINHAPWGGWIVLPVVEGKMGYILGTILGALTTAVIVNILKKPVSEEEEVTTTDSDYQVIEAEGEADVLAITACPSGVAHTFLAAKSLQKAAAKQGIKIKVETQGANGIINRITAKDVANARCVIFAHDVAIKNRERFTDIEVIDVKTKEAIHNPEALLARTLADKGEQAA, from the coding sequence ATGTTACCCACCATAACCAACGGCAGACTTATCTGTCTGGAGCTGAAGGCCACCAGCAAGGAGGCCCTGTTTGACGAGATGGCGCAGATGCTGGCGCGCGATGGCGCCGTGTCCGATAAAGAGCAATTTGTGAAAGATGTCTGGGCCCGCGAGCAACTCGACTGCACCGGGTTCGAGCAGGGTGTGGCCCTGCCCCACGCCAAGAGCGCGGCAGTGAGCCGTCCCGCCATCGCAATCGGGATCAGCAAGCAAGGGATCGAGTACGGTGCCGAAGATGGCAAACCGACCCAGTTGATATTCATGATCGCCTCCCCGGATGGCGGCGCCAACCACCACATCGAGGTGCTGGCCGAGCTCTCGACCCGTCTGCTGGAGCCGGGCTTTATCGAGCAGATGAAGGCCGCCACTACCACAGAACAGGCGCTGGATCTGCTCAAGCAAGGCCCGAGCGTTGCAAAACCGGCCCCGACCGCCAAACCGGCGGCCACTGCCCCGGTTGAACCCACCGAGCGCTCCTTCAAGGATCGCCTCAACACCATGAAGCAGCACCTGCTGTTTGGTACCTCCCACATGATCCCCTTTATCGTGGCGGGCGGGGTATTGCTGTCGCTGTCGGTGATGATGAGTGGTAAAGGCGCGGTGCCGGAAACGGGCTTCCTCAAAGACATGGCCACCATGGGTATCGCCGGCCTGACCCTGTTTACCGCCGTGCTGGGCGGCTATATCGCCTACTCGCTGGCTGACAAACCGGGTCTGGCGCCTGGCATGATCGGCTCCTGGATTGCCGTGCAGCACTATCAGACCGGTTTTCTCGGCGCGATTCTGGTGGGCTTTATCGCCGGCTTCGTGGTCAATCAACTCAAACGGATCAAGTTGCCGGACTCCATGAGTTCCCTTGGCTCCATCTTCATCTACCCGCTGATCGGTACCTTCCTGGTGTGCGGCATCGTGATGTGGGGGATCGGCGCCCCGATCGCCGCCATGATGGAAGGGATGAACAACTGGCTCTCCAGCATGGCGGGCTCAGGTAAAGTGATGCTGGGTGCCATTCTGGGTGGTATGACCGCCTTCGATATGGGCGGCCCGGTCAACAAGGTTGCCACCCTGTTTGCCCAGACTCAGGTCAACACCCAGCCCTGGCTGATGGGCGGCGTCGGTATCGCCATCTGTGTGCCGCCGCTCGGCATGGCGCTGGCCACCTTCATGTCTCCGAAGCGCTACAAGAAAGAGGAGCGTGAATCCGGCAAAGCGGCCGCCATCATGGGGATGATCGGTATTAGTGAAGGTGCCATCCCGTTCGCTGCCGCTGACCCCGTCCGCGTTATCCCGGCCATCGTGGCAGGCGGCATCGTCGGCAACATCACCGGCTTCATGATGCACAGCATCAACCACGCCCCCTGGGGTGGCTGGATTGTGCTGCCGGTGGTGGAAGGCAAGATGGGCTATATCCTCGGCACCATCCTCGGCGCCCTGACCACAGCCGTCATCGTCAACATTCTGAAAAAACCGGTGAGTGAAGAGGAAGAAGTCACCACCACAGATAGCGACTATCAGGTGATTGAAGCGGAAGGGGAAGCGGACGTACTGGCCATCACCGCCTGCCCGTCCGGTGTGGCCCACACCTTCCTCGCCGCCAAGAGCCTGCAGAAGGCCGCCGCCAAGCAGGGGATCAAGATCAAGGTCGAGACCCAGGGCGCCAACGGCATCATCAACCGCATCACCGCCAAGGATGTCGCCAACGCCCGCTGCGTCATCTTCGCCCACGACGTAGCGATCAAGAACCGCGAGCGCTTCACCGATATCGAGGTCATCGACGTGAAGACCAAGGAGGCGATCCACAACCCGGAAGCGCTGCTGGCCCGCACGCTGGCAGACAAGGGAGAGCAGGCGGCCTGA
- a CDS encoding DNA/RNA non-specific endonuclease yields MIKINKLVLAVTLSLGTAPLFAAGFVCGEHMRFGTPSEADQKLCRDGYAAGYNYDHKVSEWVSYRMTAQSAQGKIKRKDAFAEDKEVPVAYRATLSDYKGSGYDRGHQAPAADMAATDITMKQSFLLTNMTPQLPALNQKAWRILEEKARQWAISRKDVQVITGPIFTGSEESIGQGVTIPSAYYKIVMDPAKLQAIAFIMPQQDIPVSKIADYRVSVREVEEQTHLNFFSDMPEEQQETLEARVSPMWN; encoded by the coding sequence ATGATAAAAATCAATAAATTGGTTCTGGCTGTCACCCTATCCCTCGGCACTGCACCGCTCTTTGCTGCGGGCTTTGTCTGCGGGGAACACATGCGCTTTGGCACCCCCTCCGAAGCGGATCAGAAACTGTGCCGCGACGGCTATGCCGCAGGCTACAACTACGACCACAAGGTCTCCGAGTGGGTGTCTTACCGGATGACCGCCCAGAGCGCACAGGGCAAGATCAAGCGCAAGGATGCTTTTGCCGAGGACAAGGAGGTGCCGGTCGCCTATCGCGCAACCCTGTCGGACTATAAGGGGTCTGGCTACGACCGTGGCCATCAGGCTCCCGCGGCCGACATGGCCGCCACCGATATCACCATGAAGCAGAGCTTCCTGCTGACCAACATGACACCCCAGTTGCCAGCCCTCAACCAGAAGGCGTGGCGCATTCTGGAGGAGAAGGCACGCCAATGGGCTATCAGCCGCAAGGATGTGCAGGTCATCACCGGCCCCATCTTTACCGGCTCTGAAGAGTCCATCGGTCAGGGTGTGACGATCCCGAGCGCCTACTACAAGATCGTGATGGATCCGGCCAAACTGCAGGCCATCGCCTTTATCATGCCGCAACAGGATATTCCCGTTAGCAAGATCGCCGACTACCGGGTGTCGGTGCGTGAAGTGGAGGAGCAGACTCACCTCAACTTCTTCAGCGATATGCCCGAAGAGCAGCAGGAGACGCTGGAAGCCCGTGTCTCCCCGATGTGGAACTAA
- a CDS encoding YdcF family protein has product MKQTLLALTLSGLLALSPLALQAAESSMQIESDLNTLVSKRQVVDMLLAEAQQIYKSPAKISHAGFTAKMPSNMELVTNRLLAAYQLEPYRTDLLISAANAQIYNGNIDRAISLLEQAQAVAPDDLDINSYLAIWQLVKGNKEASRTALAKVADRNGGRAADLDKIIARVQRVTTMALQTELTEDQLKASKEGKRAIVTLGYALNPDGTMDRILLGRLQATLKLAKADPDSLIILTGGVPQNHQTEGKLMADWLANHGIDRSRLIEENYATSTVENGLYSAYALARHQINYAVLVSSASHVRRGQAVLETACDQTGPAGLQVVSVSFPDKPLEDLASVSQSELLGIYRDVLRTYGMWSYRSAPLIER; this is encoded by the coding sequence ATGAAACAGACCCTTCTCGCCCTGACGCTGAGCGGCCTGCTGGCTCTCTCTCCCCTCGCCCTGCAGGCGGCCGAAAGCTCGATGCAGATAGAGAGCGACCTCAATACCCTGGTGAGCAAGCGCCAGGTGGTGGACATGCTGCTGGCCGAGGCGCAGCAGATCTACAAGTCGCCGGCCAAGATCTCCCACGCCGGCTTTACCGCCAAGATGCCGAGCAACATGGAGCTGGTCACCAACCGGCTGCTGGCCGCCTACCAGCTCGAACCCTATCGCACCGACTTGCTTATCTCGGCGGCCAACGCCCAGATCTACAACGGCAATATCGACCGCGCCATCTCGCTGCTGGAGCAGGCGCAGGCGGTCGCCCCCGATGACCTCGACATCAACAGCTACCTCGCCATCTGGCAGCTGGTGAAAGGAAACAAGGAGGCGTCGCGCACCGCCCTGGCCAAGGTGGCAGATCGCAACGGCGGGCGCGCCGCCGATCTGGACAAGATCATCGCAAGGGTGCAGCGGGTCACCACCATGGCGCTGCAGACCGAGCTGACCGAGGATCAGCTCAAGGCAAGCAAAGAGGGTAAACGCGCCATCGTCACTCTGGGCTACGCCCTCAACCCCGACGGCACCATGGACCGGATCCTGCTGGGCCGGCTGCAAGCCACCCTCAAGCTCGCCAAGGCGGATCCCGATTCGCTCATCATCCTCACCGGCGGAGTGCCGCAAAATCACCAGACCGAGGGCAAGCTGATGGCCGACTGGCTGGCCAATCACGGCATCGACCGCAGCCGCCTCATCGAGGAGAACTACGCCACCAGTACGGTGGAAAATGGTCTCTACAGCGCCTATGCCCTCGCCCGCCATCAGATCAACTACGCGGTGCTGGTGAGCTCCGCCAGCCATGTGCGCCGCGGTCAGGCGGTGCTTGAAACCGCCTGCGACCAGACCGGCCCTGCCGGGCTGCAGGTGGTGAGCGTCAGCTTCCCAGACAAGCCGCTCGAGGATCTGGCAAGCGTGAGCCAGAGCGAGCTGCTCGGTATCTACCGCGACGTGCTGCGTACCTACGGTATGTGGAGCTACCGCTCGGCCCCGCTGATTGAACGTTGA
- the tauA gene encoding taurine ABC transporter substrate-binding protein, whose protein sequence is MIGKGYSLWLTALALLSLQAHAVDVTVAYQTSAEPAKVAQADNTFARDSGAKVKWLKFDSGASVVRALASGDVQIGNIGSSPLAVAASQQVPIEVFLLASKLGNSEALVVKPELASPKALAGKRIAVPFTSTTHYSLLAALRHWGVDPASLQIVNLQPPAIIAAWQRGDIDGAYVWAPALNELTKEGKVLTDSAQVGEWGAPTLDVWVVRKEFAKAHPEVVQAFVNSTLAAQRGYLDNPAGWLAQPDNLAKLATLSGVPAAEVPGLVKGNTYLTARQQSDELAALVNRTIVDTARFLKEQGKVQNAGNDYSQYVTDRFVKAQAR, encoded by the coding sequence ATGATAGGAAAAGGATATTCTCTCTGGCTGACAGCCCTCGCCCTTCTCAGCCTGCAGGCCCACGCCGTCGACGTGACCGTGGCTTACCAGACCTCGGCCGAGCCAGCCAAGGTGGCTCAAGCCGACAACACCTTTGCCCGCGACAGTGGCGCCAAGGTGAAGTGGCTCAAGTTTGACAGTGGTGCCAGCGTGGTGCGGGCGCTCGCTTCCGGCGATGTGCAGATCGGCAACATCGGCTCCAGCCCGCTGGCGGTGGCCGCCAGCCAGCAGGTACCGATCGAGGTGTTCCTGCTTGCCTCCAAACTCGGCAATTCGGAAGCGCTGGTCGTCAAGCCTGAGCTCGCCTCTCCCAAAGCACTGGCTGGCAAACGCATCGCCGTGCCCTTTACCTCCACTACCCACTACAGCCTGCTGGCCGCCCTCAGACACTGGGGCGTGGATCCGGCCAGCCTGCAGATAGTCAATCTGCAGCCGCCCGCCATCATCGCTGCCTGGCAACGGGGTGACATAGATGGCGCCTACGTCTGGGCACCGGCCCTCAATGAACTGACCAAGGAGGGCAAGGTGCTGACCGACTCGGCCCAGGTGGGTGAATGGGGCGCGCCCACACTCGATGTGTGGGTGGTTCGCAAGGAGTTTGCCAAGGCTCACCCCGAGGTGGTGCAGGCCTTCGTCAACAGCACCCTGGCGGCCCAGCGCGGCTATCTGGACAACCCGGCTGGCTGGCTGGCACAACCGGACAACCTCGCCAAGCTGGCAACACTGAGCGGCGTACCCGCCGCAGAGGTACCCGGGCTGGTCAAAGGCAACACCTATCTGACTGCCCGGCAGCAGAGCGACGAGCTCGCCGCACTGGTGAACCGGACCATAGTGGACACCGCCCGCTTCCTCAAGGAGCAAGGCAAGGTACAGAACGCCGGCAACGATTACAGCCAGTACGTCACCGACCGTTTCGTCAAGGCTCAAGCCCGCTGA
- the tauB gene encoding taurine ABC transporter ATP-binding subunit has translation MTPTNPEAAMLQLTHLCADYDGKRVLDNINLTLEAGELMVVLGPSGCGKTTLLNLIAGFLTHHQGEISLQGKPVTGPGAERGVVFQHEGLLPWRNVLDNVAFGLQLAGLPRPEREARALAMLRKVGLEEAHAKPIWQLSGGQRQRVGIARALATQPQLLLLDEPFGALDAFTREQMQTLLLRLWHEQRRQVLLITHDIEEAVFMATELVLLSPAPGRITERLTLDFGRRFAAGESCRSIKSDPAFIEQREYVLSRVFAEREVFA, from the coding sequence ATGACCCCTACTAACCCGGAGGCTGCCATGCTGCAACTCACCCACCTTTGTGCCGACTACGACGGTAAAAGGGTGCTCGACAACATCAACCTCACGCTGGAAGCGGGGGAGCTGATGGTGGTACTCGGCCCCTCCGGCTGCGGCAAAACCACTCTGCTCAACCTTATCGCAGGCTTTCTCACCCACCATCAGGGCGAGATCAGCCTGCAAGGCAAACCGGTGACCGGCCCCGGTGCCGAGCGGGGGGTGGTGTTCCAGCACGAGGGACTACTGCCCTGGCGCAACGTGCTGGACAACGTGGCTTTCGGGCTACAGCTGGCCGGTCTGCCCCGCCCGGAGCGCGAAGCGAGAGCCCTGGCCATGTTGCGCAAGGTGGGGCTGGAAGAGGCTCATGCCAAACCCATCTGGCAGCTCTCCGGCGGTCAGCGTCAGAGGGTCGGTATTGCCCGGGCGCTGGCCACCCAGCCGCAACTGCTGCTGCTCGACGAGCCCTTCGGCGCACTCGACGCCTTTACCCGCGAGCAGATGCAGACCCTGCTGCTGCGCCTGTGGCACGAGCAGCGCCGCCAGGTGCTGCTCATCACTCACGATATCGAGGAGGCGGTATTCATGGCGACCGAGCTGGTGCTGCTCTCCCCTGCCCCGGGCCGGATCACCGAGCGGCTGACCCTGGATTTTGGCCGCCGCTTCGCCGCCGGGGAGTCGTGCCGCAGCATCAAGTCGGATCCCGCCTTCATCGAGCAGCGTGAATATGTGCTCAGCCGGGTCTTCGCCGAACGGGAGGTGTTTGCATGA